The DNA sequence TATGGTTTTGCTTAGGATaataaaaagacaaataaaacaCTTGTCTCTCGAACTATGTCCATAGAGTGTGTCTTCTACTCTCTCTTATATAGAGTATGAGGTTATGTGCATTCTGTCTTAGACAGAGTGATGTTGTCTCTCAGACTTTTGGTCTTTAAGAGTTATAATATGGACAAAACCATATTGTCACAAAGGAATTTGTGTACTAAGGAGTTATTATCGATTGTAGTTAGCCTGTACTTTGTGTGTCTGGTTAAAGTTGTAATTTTCCGTTTATGGTGAATGAagttaattttacataaaaaaaagaaagatatgcCGGTAGATACTCtataagcaaaacaaaataaaaaactcttGCAAGATTCaggtattaaaatttataattgcCCCATGCTTCTTCAGAGCTTGAGTGTGACATGCCCAACTAAAACTTTATGATAACCTTGTGCAAtcagtttaaaaaaatgtagtgCTGCACGACTAGTAATCTCACCTATTTTAATATTGCAACTTGGATTGTTTTATCGAAGTGAGCAACAAGCTCTAGCTCGATGCAGAAAAATAGAATTGTATCAGTTCTTTTATATAGGAAGATCTCCTTATTATTTCGATAAACAATAGATTTATTGGATTAATACCTCCATCTTCTCCTTGTTAATAAAGAAAAGCAAAGATCACATCTATGGTACCTAAACAGTTCCTATTTCGTCTTTTGAAGATTTGtcgttatcttcttcttcttttatttggcTTCTAGTTTATGGTCTTTACTGAAGTCAAGGGGCACTGATATCAGTTCCCTGTTCCTCAAATCGAATGGAAGGAGAAGAAGGTCTAGTTACTGTTAAGTGGTTTTGGACATTTCTCAGTCTCAAAAGTTAGCTTAAAAGATGAGActttttctcatatttataaACTGACTACAGTCCATTCCACAACTAATATGGGACAATTTCAGCAATCTCTCCCTCACACATCGAGGGAGCAGAGATAACCAATTTCTTCCATAAATTATTAGGTTTGATTGTCGGTAAACTTGAGTTTTGATACCAATGTTGAGTGATTTTGAGTCTCTCTTAATCTTAAGAGCTAGTTCAAGAGGTGAGGCTTTTCCTCACACTTATAAACTGATCACCAACTCCTTCCACAATTGATATGGGACAACTCCAACAATGACTTCCATAAATTCGTTCTTCTGCATCCAACGGAGGGAGCTAATGCTCacaatgaaagattttctttcaaattgctaTTTTCTGGTTCTTTAATACCAAGATTACATGCATAATCTTACTTAAAAATTGCATAATCAAACTATATCAATTAAAAAGATTTCTTCTATCAAAGTAGTTTCGACCATGATCCATGAGCCACGTTTGTCACACCTAGTCAGCAACATCAGTGATCAAGATTAATATAAGCTGACTAGAACACGATCAAGTAAGTATCTTTGTTAAAAAGATGCTTAATTTATTAAACTGATATTATCAAATCATAACGTTACAAGGAGGGTGATGATGAGATTCAGATCGGCAGATCAATCTCTTACTTTGGCTATAATGTTAAAATGGCTGACATCAAATGCATAAGGGGGCTATTACCAAATAGGTAATACTACATATAGTTGTTAAGTGCGTAAGCGCAATGTAGTCGCTTTAAAAATTAGtagaatttactattaaaaatttaatttcttttcatatagatttcatatttatttatttattcaaagtGATTGCATGCCGTTTGGACACCCAAGactgtaattattatttctcttatagGAAATAAGCATGCATATACCACATGTATGGTGAAGATGcacaatatttaattatattatattaaagaaaaCTTTCAGGTACAGTTTCTCAACAATGGAGACTGCCTTATATAAATGGCAGGAGTGTACACCTAGGTCGCCAGAGGATATTGAAGAGTTGGTTTACAGAAAGagttaaagagagagagagagagaggaaaaaaatgaaaatggttcAAGAGGAAATCCGAAAGGGTCCATGGACAGAACGGGAGGACTTCAAATTGAACTGTTTTGTGGGTTTGTTTGGGGATCGCCGATGGGATAATATAGCAAAAGTTTCAGGTTTGAAGGTGGCGGGAgacaaataaatgaataataggTATGGTTATTTGAAGATGGGGGATTTTGGAAGGAGCTGCCATTAACCACCTGATTTGTTGTAGGTTTGAACAGAACAGGAAAGAGTTGCAGGTTGCGATGGGTTAATTACCTGCACCCTGGCCTCAAACGAGGTAAGCTGACTCCTCAAGAAGAGCGCCTTGTGCTGGAACTTCAATCCAAATGGGGAAACAGGTTTGAGACATCCTAAATATAGAAAGTTGGCTAGTTTTTACCTATGTATATCATCAGTAGTGTCGGACAATGAAACTATGATTTAACTAGTTTATAATTATGATCCATTGCAGATGGTCAAGAATTGCCCACAGATTACCAGGGCGTACAGATAATGAGATTAAGAATTATTGGAGAACTCATATGAGGAAGCAAGCTCAAGAGAAGAAACGGGGTTTGTCtccatcttcatcatcttcaaaTTCTTGCTTAACATCAGCTAGCAATCCTACTGTGGATTCATTGCCCTTCCCCAAGACTGGAGAAGAGAGCTTTTATGACACAGGAGGTCATGATACTATAGCTGCGGATTCATTGTCCTTCCCAAAGACAGGAGAAGAGAGCTTTTATGACACTGGAGGTCCTGAAATCATCGTTTCAGCAGAAAagcagattgaagaagagaAAGCAGGTGAAAACGTATACTCAatggatgacatatggaaagatATTGCCCTGTCAGaagaaaaaactataaaaccaGCCTATTGTAGCTTTAGTGAAGGAGGTAGCACTTTCTCTCATCATGCTTTGACTTCTTCGTCATGGGAGTATTTTCTGGACTCACTGTGGAGGATGGATGAAGAAGTGAGTAAGATGTTTCTCCCCACGAGTGATCAG is a window from the Carya illinoinensis cultivar Pawnee chromosome 14, C.illinoinensisPawnee_v1, whole genome shotgun sequence genome containing:
- the LOC122293434 gene encoding transcription factor MYB59-like, yielding MKMVQEEIRKGPWTEREDFKLNCFVGLFGDRRWDNIAKVSGLNRTGKSCRLRWVNYLHPGLKRGKLTPQEERLVLELQSKWGNRWSRIAHRLPGRTDNEIKNYWRTHMRKQAQEKKRGLSPSSSSSNSCLTSASNPTVDSLPFPKTGEESFYDTGGHDTIAADSLSFPKTGEESFYDTGGPEIIVSAEKQIEEEKAGENVYSMDDIWKDIALSEEKTIKPAYCSFSEGGSTFSHHALTSSSWEYFLDSLWRMDEEVSKMFLPTSDQFFPCYEYGRASLTG